In Corvus moneduloides isolate bCorMon1 chromosome 3, bCorMon1.pri, whole genome shotgun sequence, one DNA window encodes the following:
- the FHL5 gene encoding four and a half LIM domains protein 5 has protein sequence MTSSHTDCHFCLQSLRGRKYALREENAYCVPCYDSLYANPCEECKQPIECNSKDLAYKGRHWHEGCFRCAKCHRSLVEKPFAAKDEVLLCTECYSDEYSSKCFHCQKTIMPGSRKMEFKGSSWHESCFVCQYCRQPLGTKPLITKDNENYCVPCFEKQFAHHCYACKKVITSGGVIYHDQSWHKECFVCAGCKTQLSGQRFISKDEYPYCVDCFSRFYAKKCAICKKPITALGGAKYISFEERQWHGECFNCAKCFVSLVGQEFLTRQDDILCYECGSAS, from the exons ATGACCAGCAGTCACACAGACTGTCATTTCTGCCTTCAGTCTCTCCGTGGCAGGAAATACGCactaagagaagaaaatgcttaCTGTGTTCCGTGTTATGACAGCCTGTATGCCAACCCCTGCGAAGAGTGCAAGCAACCCATTGAGTGTAACTCCAAG GATCTGGCCTACAAAGGCCGCCACTGGCATGAGGGGTGCTTCAGGTGTGCCAAGTGCCATCGCTCACTTGTGGAGAAACCATTTGCTGCCAAGGATGAGGTCTTGCTGTGTACTGAATGTTACTCTGATGAGTATTCATCCAAGTGTTTTCACTGCCAGAAGACCATTATGCCAG GTTCACGTAAAATGGAATTTAAGGGAAGTTCCTGGCATGAATCCTGTTTCGTTTGCCAGTATTGTCGACAACCATTGGGAACAAAACCATTAATCACCAAAGACAATGAGAATTACTGTGTGCCCTGTTTTGAGAAGCAATTTGCTCACCATTGCTATGCTTGCAAAAAG GTTATAACTTCTGGAGGAGTGATCTACCATGACCAGTCTTGGCACAAAGAGTGCTTTGTGTGTGCTGGGTGTAAAACCCAGCTGTCTGGACAAAGATTCATTTCCAAAGATGAGTATCCATACTGTGTAGACTGTTTCAGCAGATTTTATGCTAAGAAGTGTGCTATTTGCAAGAAACCTATTACAG CTCTCGGAGGTGCCAAATACATCTCATTTGAGGAACGTCAGTGGCATGGGGAATGCTTTAACTGTGCAAAATGTTTTGTCTCCCTGGTGGGCCAGGAATTCCTCACTCGGCAGGATGACATCCTTTGCTACGAATGTGGCTCTGCTTCATAG